A window of the Cystobacter fuscus genome harbors these coding sequences:
- a CDS encoding carboxypeptidase-like regulatory domain-containing protein, which produces MMRRSALLMFPVLFGLACGENGTAPSSAEEFQASSAALSAVFSGRVLDANNQPIVNARVTVNGISRFTNSTGAYSLSVTESPTGYVVDIRKDGYGPVNKLQMSGQLSQVYVLRKAYTQQIRPTVNNTLLDPSSGIRVDVLANTLRTATGGLPSDSVLFSIVPHGPDTMPGDFTARNALGQTVALETVGAVTLSAVDSQGNTLVLAAGATMNVRLPVPAALGGTMPACVLNGSCRTVMWRFNPSTGLWIEQSASPQFSTTATTFRLTGVRQGGTIDPLDGLGSWNTDIEKVNPSCSIIEFVNIPLPCYNPLNTTPEPGLTLDLSQTSSGGAVWTSSGTVRSSATYIAQYNLPSNAPLQLQVAFPAGAPSYCANNLTLSLVPGPAIPGNTISYNSGAPASGPGYPKDSAGNPIDLEDVGLGNHTCSSHIAIQTHP; this is translated from the coding sequence ATGATGAGACGCTCTGCGCTTCTGATGTTCCCAGTCCTGTTCGGCCTCGCCTGTGGCGAGAACGGCACCGCTCCTTCTTCCGCCGAGGAGTTCCAGGCCAGCTCCGCCGCGCTGTCGGCGGTCTTCTCGGGCAGGGTCCTGGATGCCAACAACCAGCCCATCGTCAATGCCCGCGTGACGGTGAATGGCATCAGCCGCTTCACCAACAGCACGGGGGCGTACTCCCTCTCGGTGACGGAGTCGCCAACGGGTTACGTGGTCGACATCCGCAAGGACGGCTACGGCCCGGTGAACAAGCTCCAGATGTCGGGCCAGCTCAGCCAGGTGTACGTGCTCCGCAAGGCCTACACGCAACAGATCAGACCCACGGTCAATAACACCCTCCTGGATCCGTCCTCCGGGATCCGCGTGGATGTACTCGCGAATACCCTGCGCACCGCGACGGGCGGTCTGCCCTCGGACAGCGTGCTGTTCTCCATCGTGCCGCACGGCCCGGACACCATGCCCGGTGACTTCACCGCGCGCAACGCGCTCGGCCAGACGGTGGCGCTCGAGACCGTGGGCGCGGTGACGCTGTCGGCCGTGGACAGCCAGGGCAACACGCTCGTGCTGGCCGCCGGGGCCACGATGAACGTGCGCCTGCCCGTGCCCGCCGCCCTTGGCGGCACCATGCCGGCCTGCGTGCTCAACGGGAGCTGTCGGACCGTGATGTGGCGGTTCAACCCGTCCACGGGTCTGTGGATCGAGCAGAGCGCGAGCCCCCAGTTCTCCACCACGGCCACGACGTTCCGGCTCACGGGCGTACGCCAGGGCGGCACCATCGATCCCCTGGATGGCCTGGGCTCCTGGAACACCGACATCGAGAAGGTCAACCCGTCCTGCTCCATCATCGAGTTCGTCAACATCCCCCTGCCTTGCTACAACCCGCTGAACACGACCCCCGAGCCCGGGCTGACCCTGGACCTCTCGCAGACGTCCTCGGGCGGCGCGGTGTGGACGAGCAGCGGGACCGTGCGCTCCAGCGCGACGTACATCGCGCAATACAACCTCCCCTCGAATGCCCCCCTTCAGTTGCAGGTGGCGTTCCCGGCGGGTGCCCCCTCTTATTGTGCCAACAACCTGACCCTGAGCCTGGTCCCAGGGCCGGCGATCCCGGGTAACACCATCTCGTACAACTCGGGTGCGCCCGCCTCCGGTCCGGGCTATCCGAAGGACTCGGCCGGCAACCCGATCGATCTCGAGGACGTGGGCCTCGGCAATCACACGTGCAGTTCGCACATCGCCATCCAGACGCACCCGTAA
- a CDS encoding carbohydrate binding domain-containing protein, whose product MRVRWKGSALLALLMMGPSAFAGTATVYYYTPYKAWSTPYIHHDASGSWTTLPGTTLSPACTGWVVATLTTGTASTFQAVFTDGQNHWDNYNNQSGANYNLPTSGTHQVKNGQLLANAGTPCTTSTNNQAEVYYFTGTRGWSTVNIHYAPTGGTWTTAPGVAMNETACANWAKKTVALGSATGMKAAFNNGTTWDNNNSSDYSLGTGLITVKDGVVTANAASPCVTLPPDTSAPSIPSGLTASASGTQITLSWNASTDDRAVTGYELVRTGGTQGTKTWTTTSTSYSDTGLSARTAYLYTVKAFDAAGNKSAASLSASATTGDAPPPAAAGQPLGGDIREDSIYFVLTARFYDGDSSNNRGGSMHTQSGNAANNDPMFRGDFKGLIQKLDYIKALGFSAVWITPVVLNRSDYDYHGYHGWDFYRVDPRLESSGASYQDLINAAHAKGIKIIQDVVYNHSSRWGAKGLFSPKVYGVRDSQWSWYYDAPVSGFTYDGLTVEPTSGKSYYNGDLWSTAEPTGNTCRNWGVATGGYSKEGYRLYNCQWPNPTSGMFPAQYYHQCWIGNWEGEDSRSCWIHEDLADFNTESTPVQNFLIDVYNKYIDMGVDGFRIDTAVHIPRVTWNRRLLPAAQQHAQDKFGTKGKDFFMFGEVGSFVNDKWNRGSPNHSAQFFTWKERRTYSADDTTAALEQYNYEQTQGTASQPTSTNAFLQGNVYHTPDHSQFSGMSVIDMRMHMNFGEASNAFFNGKDSDDSYNDATYNVVYVDSHDYGPNKSSTRYAGGTDAWAENMSLMWTFRGIPTLYYGSEIEFQAGKQIDCGPTCALATTGRAYYGDNLEGSVSASDFGVVGSASGKVAETLARPLAKHLQRLNQIRRRIPALQKGQYSTDGVVGGMAFKRRFTDSSKGVDSFALVTISGGATFNGIPNGTYKDAVTGDVKTVTSGTLTASVSGKGNLRVYVLDLAGNPAPGKVGVDGPYLKP is encoded by the coding sequence ATGAGAGTCCGTTGGAAAGGAAGCGCCCTGCTGGCGCTGTTGATGATGGGTCCGTCCGCGTTCGCCGGCACGGCCACTGTCTATTATTACACACCCTACAAGGCGTGGAGCACGCCCTACATCCACCATGATGCCAGCGGGAGCTGGACGACGCTACCAGGCACGACCCTGAGCCCGGCCTGCACAGGCTGGGTGGTGGCGACGCTCACCACGGGGACGGCGAGCACCTTCCAGGCCGTCTTCACCGATGGGCAGAACCACTGGGACAACTACAACAACCAGTCTGGTGCCAATTACAACCTCCCGACCAGCGGCACCCATCAGGTCAAGAATGGCCAGCTCCTGGCCAACGCGGGTACCCCCTGCACCACCTCCACCAACAACCAGGCCGAGGTGTATTACTTCACCGGCACGCGCGGCTGGAGCACCGTCAACATCCATTACGCGCCCACCGGTGGCACCTGGACCACCGCGCCCGGCGTGGCGATGAACGAGACCGCCTGCGCCAACTGGGCGAAGAAGACCGTCGCCCTGGGCTCCGCCACCGGAATGAAGGCCGCGTTCAACAACGGCACCACCTGGGACAACAACAACAGCTCGGACTACTCCCTGGGAACGGGGCTGATCACCGTCAAGGATGGTGTGGTCACCGCCAACGCCGCCTCCCCGTGCGTGACGCTGCCCCCCGACACGAGCGCACCGTCCATTCCCTCGGGGCTCACCGCCTCGGCCTCCGGCACTCAAATCACGCTGTCGTGGAACGCCTCGACCGATGATCGCGCCGTGACGGGCTACGAGCTGGTGCGCACCGGCGGCACCCAGGGCACGAAGACCTGGACCACCACGTCCACGAGCTACAGCGACACCGGCCTGAGCGCCCGCACCGCCTACCTCTACACGGTCAAGGCCTTCGATGCCGCGGGCAACAAGTCCGCCGCGAGCCTCTCGGCCTCGGCCACCACGGGGGATGCTCCGCCTCCCGCCGCCGCGGGACAGCCGCTGGGGGGAGACATCCGCGAGGACTCCATCTACTTCGTGCTCACCGCGCGCTTCTACGACGGCGACTCCTCGAACAACCGCGGCGGCAGCATGCACACCCAGTCGGGCAACGCCGCCAACAACGATCCGATGTTCCGCGGTGACTTCAAGGGCCTCATCCAGAAGCTCGACTACATCAAGGCCCTGGGCTTCTCCGCCGTGTGGATCACCCCGGTGGTGCTCAACCGCTCCGACTACGACTACCACGGCTACCACGGCTGGGACTTCTACCGGGTCGACCCCCGTCTGGAGTCCTCCGGCGCGAGCTACCAGGATCTCATCAACGCCGCCCACGCCAAGGGCATCAAGATCATCCAGGACGTGGTCTACAACCACTCCAGCCGCTGGGGCGCCAAGGGGCTGTTCTCGCCCAAGGTCTACGGCGTGCGTGACAGCCAGTGGAGCTGGTACTACGACGCGCCCGTGTCTGGCTTCACCTATGACGGTCTGACCGTGGAGCCCACCTCCGGCAAGTCCTATTACAACGGAGATCTGTGGTCGACGGCCGAGCCCACGGGCAATACCTGCCGCAACTGGGGCGTCGCCACGGGCGGCTACAGCAAGGAGGGCTACCGCCTCTACAACTGCCAGTGGCCCAACCCCACCTCCGGCATGTTCCCGGCGCAGTACTACCACCAGTGCTGGATTGGAAACTGGGAGGGCGAGGACTCGCGCAGTTGCTGGATCCACGAGGATCTGGCGGACTTCAACACGGAGAGCACGCCCGTGCAGAACTTCCTCATCGACGTGTACAACAAGTACATCGACATGGGCGTGGATGGCTTCCGCATCGACACCGCGGTCCACATCCCCCGCGTCACCTGGAACCGGCGCCTCTTGCCGGCCGCCCAGCAGCACGCCCAGGACAAGTTCGGCACCAAGGGCAAGGACTTCTTCATGTTCGGCGAGGTCGGCTCGTTCGTGAATGACAAGTGGAACCGCGGCTCGCCCAACCACTCCGCGCAATTCTTCACCTGGAAGGAGCGCCGCACGTACAGCGCCGATGACACCACGGCCGCGCTCGAGCAGTACAACTACGAGCAGACCCAGGGCACGGCCTCGCAGCCCACGTCCACCAATGCCTTCCTCCAGGGCAATGTCTACCACACGCCGGATCACAGCCAGTTCTCCGGCATGAGCGTGATCGACATGCGCATGCACATGAACTTCGGCGAGGCCAGCAACGCCTTCTTCAACGGCAAGGACTCGGACGACAGCTACAACGACGCCACCTACAACGTCGTGTATGTCGACTCCCACGACTACGGCCCGAACAAGTCCAGCACCCGCTACGCCGGAGGCACCGACGCCTGGGCGGAGAACATGAGCCTGATGTGGACCTTCCGCGGCATCCCGACGCTGTATTACGGCTCGGAGATCGAGTTCCAGGCCGGCAAGCAAATCGACTGCGGTCCCACGTGCGCCCTGGCCACCACCGGCCGCGCCTACTACGGCGACAACCTCGAGGGCAGCGTCTCGGCCTCGGACTTCGGTGTGGTGGGCAGCGCCTCGGGCAAGGTCGCCGAGACGCTCGCCAGGCCGCTGGCGAAGCACCTGCAACGCCTGAATCAGATCCGCCGGCGCATCCCCGCGCTCCAGAAGGGGCAATACTCCACGGACGGCGTCGTGGGCGGCATGGCCTTCAAGCGGCGCTTCACGGACTCGAGCAAGGGCGTGGACAGCTTCGCGCTGGTGACCATCTCCGGCGGCGCCACCTTCAACGGCATCCCCAACGGCACCTACAAGGACGCCGTCACCGGTGACGTGAAGACGGTGACGAGCGGCACGCTGACCGCCAGCGTCTCCGGCAAGGGCAACCTGCGGGTGTACGTGCTCGACCTCGCGGGCAACCCGGCGCCGGGCAAGGTGGGCGTGGACGGCCCCTACCTCAAGCCCTGA
- the dacB gene encoding D-alanyl-D-alanine carboxypeptidase/D-alanyl-D-alanine-endopeptidase yields MRRPPFASLLLAVLALPACISSPPLRPPAPTLSAVADALFESVEREGTGVGVLVVDAATGTPLYARREHARSLPASTMKVVSTSAALSAFGPDFRFHTPVWLEGAQLGNLFLGDLVVEASGDPSLGSWRFPETALACERLADALLARGIRQWHGSVQVSQTNPGPYDLYGPGWAWDDAASAYSAAPTAFVFRENVVDLTLTRPEGQDCASPLRRPLEVRYTPPIDASSTVVYTDPGAQRAGVGCVRERGTGRTRCVWRAPGGQCPSQASLRVSVDEPQALFTACLEEALRARGIWRVPEASGQATPPALLRRESLLDFVSPSLAELVKVTNKESLNLYAERLALRFARERTGNESYAALREAMEKELARRGIPPRLLRSVDGSGLSRYNLATARGMVGVLATSLQEPSASALVDSLPIAGVDGTLANSAFPPELRGLIRAKTGTLSGQKAYVGLAERPHDAEHPRVVFALLLSNLDEQPAYTAGQVFERFAEAMVMLPSR; encoded by the coding sequence ATGCGCCGTCCCCCGTTCGCGAGCCTCCTGCTCGCCGTCCTCGCGCTACCCGCCTGTATCTCCTCGCCCCCGCTCCGTCCTCCCGCCCCGACCCTGAGCGCCGTGGCGGACGCGCTCTTCGAGTCCGTCGAGCGCGAGGGCACCGGCGTGGGCGTCCTCGTGGTGGACGCGGCCACGGGCACGCCGCTCTACGCCCGGCGCGAGCACGCCCGCTCGCTCCCCGCGTCCACCATGAAGGTGGTGTCCACCTCGGCCGCCCTGTCCGCGTTCGGTCCGGACTTCCGCTTCCACACGCCCGTGTGGTTGGAAGGCGCGCAGCTTGGCAACCTCTTCCTCGGAGATCTCGTGGTGGAGGCGTCCGGAGATCCCTCCCTGGGCTCGTGGCGCTTTCCCGAGACGGCCCTGGCCTGTGAGCGGCTCGCCGACGCGCTGCTGGCCCGGGGCATCCGGCAGTGGCACGGGTCGGTCCAGGTGAGCCAGACCAACCCGGGGCCGTACGATCTCTATGGTCCGGGCTGGGCCTGGGACGACGCGGCCTCCGCCTACAGCGCGGCGCCCACCGCCTTCGTGTTCCGGGAGAACGTGGTGGACCTCACGCTCACGCGCCCCGAGGGCCAGGACTGTGCCTCGCCCCTGCGGCGGCCCCTGGAGGTGCGCTACACCCCGCCCATCGATGCGTCCTCGACCGTGGTGTACACCGACCCGGGCGCCCAGCGGGCCGGGGTGGGGTGCGTGCGCGAGCGAGGGACGGGACGCACGCGCTGCGTCTGGCGCGCGCCGGGAGGACAGTGCCCGAGCCAGGCGTCCCTACGCGTGTCCGTGGACGAGCCCCAGGCGCTGTTCACCGCCTGTCTGGAAGAGGCCCTGCGCGCGCGGGGCATCTGGCGCGTGCCGGAGGCGTCGGGGCAGGCCACCCCGCCCGCGCTCCTGCGACGCGAGTCGTTGCTGGACTTCGTCAGTCCCTCGCTCGCCGAGCTCGTGAAGGTGACGAACAAGGAATCCCTCAACCTCTACGCCGAGCGGCTCGCCTTGCGCTTCGCCCGCGAGCGCACGGGCAACGAGAGCTACGCCGCGCTGCGCGAGGCCATGGAGAAGGAGCTCGCGCGCCGGGGCATCCCGCCGCGACTGTTGCGGTCCGTGGATGGCAGTGGCTTGTCCCGCTACAACCTGGCCACCGCGCGGGGGATGGTGGGGGTGCTCGCCACCAGCCTCCAGGAGCCGTCCGCGAGCGCGCTGGTGGACAGCCTGCCCATTGCCGGCGTGGATGGCACGCTCGCGAACAGTGCCTTCCCGCCGGAGCTCCGGGGCCTCATCCGCGCCAAGACGGGGACGCTCTCGGGGCAGAAGGCCTACGTGGGGCTCGCCGAGCGCCCTCACGACGCCGAGCACCCCCGTGTCGTCTTCGCGCTCCTGCTGAGCAACCTCGACGAGCAGCCGGCCTACACGGCGGGCCAGGTGTTCGAGCGCTTCGCCGAGGCGATGGTGATGCTGCCTTCGCGCTGA
- a CDS encoding aldehyde dehydrogenase family protein: MTTLSVDNPYTGDVACTVPLADEATVNTVLDQARAAARAARATSLAQRKDWCERMVAAMEAKADAIATDISRMMGKPLAQARGEIRGMAERARYMISIADTALADVVLPPKAGFERRIVKEPLGVVVDLPAWNYPLLTAVNVVVPAVLAGNAVVVKHSPRSPLCGEHFARAFSEAGAPPHLVQAMHCDHPTSERVVGDARVDHVVFTGSVYGGQRLTVAGAARFRHMGLELGGNDPAYVAPDCDFDKTVENVVDGAIYNAGQSCCAVERVYVHRSIYKRFTEACEALVRGYVLGDPMSDKTTLGPIAQPNHPLELEQLVEDARGKGARVVVGGKRTQVEGKGRFFEATLLTELDDSMQLMRQESFGPLLPIAPVDSDEEALARMNKSDLGLTASVWTKDRERAARFATQLEFGTVYMNRCDSVDPALPWIGVKNSGRGHSLSALGFDQLTRPKSIHFRLSF, from the coding sequence ATGACCACCCTGAGTGTCGACAATCCCTACACGGGCGATGTCGCCTGTACCGTTCCCCTCGCGGACGAGGCCACCGTGAACACCGTGCTCGATCAGGCCCGAGCCGCCGCCCGGGCGGCGCGAGCCACCTCGCTCGCCCAGCGCAAGGACTGGTGCGAGCGCATGGTCGCCGCCATGGAGGCGAAGGCGGACGCCATCGCCACGGACATCTCCCGGATGATGGGCAAGCCGCTCGCCCAGGCACGGGGAGAGATCCGCGGCATGGCCGAGCGCGCCCGGTACATGATCTCCATCGCGGACACGGCACTGGCGGACGTCGTGCTGCCGCCCAAGGCGGGCTTCGAGCGCCGGATCGTCAAGGAGCCGCTGGGCGTGGTGGTGGATCTTCCCGCGTGGAACTACCCGCTGCTCACCGCGGTGAACGTGGTGGTGCCGGCGGTGCTGGCGGGCAACGCGGTGGTGGTGAAGCACTCGCCGCGCTCGCCCCTGTGCGGGGAGCACTTCGCCCGGGCCTTCTCCGAGGCGGGAGCGCCCCCGCACCTCGTCCAGGCGATGCACTGCGACCACCCCACCAGCGAGCGCGTGGTGGGCGACGCGCGGGTGGACCACGTGGTGTTCACCGGCTCGGTGTACGGAGGACAGCGGCTCACGGTGGCGGGCGCCGCGCGCTTCCGGCACATGGGGCTGGAGCTGGGCGGGAACGATCCCGCGTACGTGGCACCGGACTGTGACTTCGACAAGACGGTGGAGAACGTGGTGGACGGCGCCATCTACAACGCGGGCCAGAGCTGCTGCGCGGTGGAGCGCGTCTACGTGCACCGCTCGATCTACAAGCGCTTCACCGAGGCGTGCGAGGCGCTGGTGCGCGGGTACGTGCTCGGCGATCCGATGAGTGACAAGACGACGCTGGGCCCCATCGCGCAGCCCAACCACCCGCTGGAGCTGGAGCAGCTCGTGGAGGACGCCCGCGGCAAGGGGGCCCGGGTGGTGGTGGGAGGCAAGCGGACCCAGGTGGAGGGCAAGGGCCGCTTCTTCGAGGCCACGCTCCTCACGGAGCTGGACGACTCCATGCAGTTGATGCGGCAGGAGTCCTTCGGGCCGCTGCTGCCCATCGCGCCGGTGGACTCGGACGAGGAAGCGCTCGCGCGGATGAACAAGTCGGATCTGGGCCTGACGGCGAGCGTCTGGACGAAGGATCGGGAGCGCGCCGCGCGCTTCGCCACCCAGCTCGAGTTCGGCACCGTCTACATGAACCGGTGTGACTCGGTGGATCCGGCGCTGCCATGGATTGGCGTGAAGAACTCGGGCCGTGGACACAGCCTGAGCGCGCTGGGCTTCGATCAGCTCACCCGGCCCAAGTCCATCCACTTCCGGTTGTCGTTCTAG
- a CDS encoding GNAT family N-acetyltransferase, protein MTSPLFIREALPEDAAAVWAVQQAAFLPLAPRLPSRPTALREDEAYWRQHLERVPRRTVVVHVDGELVAAGRVDGAMPQGELKRIAVHPSWQSRGVGRRLVEALEAHARELGFVRLRAGTRKRLPDNQAFYERLGYRVVALEPYPPGIDDHTVWMEKDL, encoded by the coding sequence ATGACCTCTCCCCTCTTCATCCGTGAGGCCCTCCCAGAGGACGCCGCGGCCGTGTGGGCCGTGCAACAGGCGGCCTTCCTGCCACTCGCGCCGCGCTTGCCTTCCCGCCCCACCGCACTGAGGGAGGACGAGGCGTACTGGCGCCAGCACCTGGAACGTGTCCCTCGCCGGACCGTGGTGGTGCACGTGGACGGCGAACTGGTGGCCGCGGGGCGTGTGGACGGTGCAATGCCCCAGGGCGAATTGAAGCGCATCGCCGTGCACCCCTCCTGGCAGTCCCGGGGCGTCGGGCGTCGACTGGTGGAGGCCCTCGAGGCCCACGCCCGGGAACTCGGATTCGTCCGCCTTCGCGCGGGCACCCGGAAGCGGCTGCCCGACAACCAGGCCTTCTACGAGCGCCTGGGGTATCGGGTCGTCGCGCTCGAGCCCTATCCCCCCGGCATCGACGATCACACCGTCTGGATGGAAAAAGACCTCTGA
- a CDS encoding RNA polymerase sigma factor, which yields MDDMWLGRLYEQYGYLVHRRCLQLVHRPEDAEDALQETFLRVRRYGPPRKDGSLLAWLYTVATRCCFDLMERRGREPVAEQAQLATLETQAQGSPDDADHRALLGVALRQLDGKTRAIGVLHFLDGYTQEEVAERTGYSRRTVGKKLKLFEERLRQLWRAHPNEESR from the coding sequence ATGGATGACATGTGGTTGGGACGGCTCTACGAGCAATACGGCTACCTGGTACACCGGCGCTGCCTCCAGTTGGTGCACCGCCCGGAGGACGCGGAGGACGCCCTGCAGGAGACCTTCCTGCGGGTGCGCCGCTATGGCCCGCCCCGGAAGGACGGCTCCCTGCTGGCGTGGCTCTACACCGTCGCCACGCGCTGCTGCTTCGACTTGATGGAGCGGCGCGGGCGCGAGCCCGTGGCCGAGCAGGCCCAGCTCGCCACCCTGGAGACCCAGGCCCAGGGCTCGCCCGACGACGCCGACCATCGCGCGCTGCTGGGCGTGGCGCTGCGGCAGCTCGATGGCAAGACGCGCGCCATCGGCGTGCTGCACTTCCTGGACGGCTACACCCAGGAGGAGGTCGCCGAGCGGACGGGCTACTCGCGCCGCACGGTGGGCAAGAAGCTCAAGCTGTTCGAGGAACGCCTCCGCCAGCTCTGGCGGGCACACCCCAACGAGGAGAGCCGATGA
- a CDS encoding caspase family protein, whose amino-acid sequence MMRPALPSCFLFLPVALLLLFPAHAPAETVRLLVSIGANVGAPEDAVLRFADDDAERVRRLFVELGGVRADRAYLLVDPTATAVRQRLAEVAGRIAELRSAGNDVILVIYVSSHARAGVLHLTGTGLPLAELRDTTQQLGARLAVIIVDACESGTLAQRKGGSAAPAYDVSLERLPLRGQVLISSSGPGESSEEWDALEGSLFTHHLLTGLRGDADAEGDGRVSLSEAYAYAYRRTVAGSSSAGQHPAYSWDLSGTGEFILTEPEVARSALVFPAPSSGRFVVASQPRSDVVAEVDKQPGRPLRLAVPPGRYLVRKRAGASTGLLEVELPYGGERPVLEEKLVWRRFTEVALKGGYVALRNSALLGLARLESAPVPGSGHRLAGGLGYRHTWGSWWALGTLSATGASYRGVALDITERALGLGVAAGYRWLEWALVPHLGLSVELTGIQQTMRRDAEEEIQDNFGAPPLAPRHALGVAVGPVAGVEIPLWSHAFVLVQGQLLLRQLPSEQRPSVRPAGVVSAGAGWRF is encoded by the coding sequence ATGATGAGACCCGCCCTGCCCTCGTGTTTCCTCTTCCTGCCGGTGGCGCTGCTGCTCCTGTTCCCGGCCCACGCCCCGGCCGAGACGGTGCGCCTGCTGGTCTCCATCGGCGCCAACGTGGGCGCTCCGGAGGACGCGGTGCTCCGCTTCGCGGACGATGACGCGGAGCGTGTCCGGAGGCTGTTCGTCGAGCTGGGCGGGGTGCGCGCGGACCGCGCCTACCTCCTCGTGGATCCGACGGCCACGGCCGTGCGCCAGCGGCTGGCGGAGGTGGCGGGCCGCATCGCCGAACTCCGCTCCGCCGGCAACGACGTGATCCTGGTGATCTACGTCTCCTCGCATGCCCGGGCCGGCGTGCTGCACCTGACCGGCACCGGGCTGCCCCTCGCCGAGTTGCGCGACACCACCCAGCAGCTCGGCGCGCGGCTGGCCGTGATCATCGTGGACGCGTGCGAGAGTGGCACCCTGGCGCAGCGCAAGGGGGGCAGCGCCGCGCCCGCCTATGACGTATCGCTCGAGCGGCTGCCCCTGCGAGGCCAGGTCCTCATCTCCTCGAGCGGGCCGGGAGAGAGCTCCGAGGAGTGGGATGCCCTCGAGGGCTCGCTCTTCACCCACCACCTGCTCACCGGCCTGCGCGGAGACGCGGACGCGGAGGGGGATGGGAGGGTGTCGCTCTCCGAGGCCTACGCCTATGCCTACCGGCGCACGGTGGCGGGCTCCAGCAGCGCGGGACAACATCCGGCCTACTCCTGGGATTTGTCGGGCACGGGCGAGTTCATCCTCACCGAGCCAGAGGTCGCGCGCAGCGCGCTCGTGTTCCCGGCCCCGAGCTCCGGGCGCTTCGTGGTGGCGAGTCAGCCCCGCTCGGACGTGGTGGCCGAGGTGGACAAACAGCCCGGGCGGCCACTGCGGCTCGCGGTTCCCCCGGGCCGCTACCTGGTGCGCAAGCGGGCCGGGGCGAGCACGGGCCTGCTGGAGGTGGAGCTGCCCTATGGCGGCGAGCGCCCGGTGCTGGAGGAGAAGCTCGTCTGGCGCCGCTTCACCGAGGTGGCGTTGAAGGGGGGCTACGTGGCGCTGCGCAACTCCGCGCTGCTGGGCCTGGCGAGGCTGGAGAGCGCGCCCGTGCCGGGCTCGGGTCACCGGCTCGCGGGGGGGCTCGGCTACCGCCACACCTGGGGCTCGTGGTGGGCCCTGGGAACACTCTCCGCCACCGGCGCTTCCTACCGGGGCGTGGCGCTCGACATCACCGAGCGCGCGCTCGGTCTGGGCGTGGCCGCGGGCTACCGTTGGCTGGAGTGGGCGCTCGTGCCGCACCTGGGCCTCTCGGTGGAGCTCACCGGGATACAGCAGACAATGCGCCGCGATGCCGAGGAGGAAATCCAGGACAACTTCGGCGCGCCTCCGCTCGCGCCGCGCCATGCGCTCGGGGTGGCCGTGGGGCCCGTGGCCGGAGTGGAGATTCCCCTGTGGAGCCACGCCTTCGTGCTCGTGCAGGGCCAGCTCCTGCTGCGCCAGCTGCCCTCGGAGCAGCGGCCCTCCGTGCGCCCCGCGGGAGTCGTCTCCGCGGGAGCCGGCTGGCGATTCTGA
- a CDS encoding alpha/beta hydrolase, which yields MAFQLDPRISRLVARGAGPSSPEDFQEGDTARLRRILDEGLAQLSALPAVSGVSDRTFTIATGDGHWLKLRWYAKDGSTPGSAAIHFHGGAMIAGSIDLYDPLVRTYVAWTGVPMLAVDYRLAPEASAGTAASDGLAALLWLLDNARELGVDPSRIAVMGDSAGGGVAAAVALLARDRRLEIARQVLIYPMLDDRTTDADPHLAAVPTLFSYAFNRTAWAAVLGEHAGTQRVSPHAAPARNTDFTGLAPAYIEVGELDIFRDEDVRYALQLWRAGVPTELHVHPGLPHAFDVLLMGEPRFQEGKLRVLKEL from the coding sequence ATGGCTTTCCAACTCGACCCCAGAATCTCCCGGCTCGTCGCGCGGGGCGCGGGGCCGTCTTCCCCGGAGGACTTCCAGGAAGGCGATACGGCGCGCCTCCGCCGCATCCTCGACGAAGGACTGGCGCAACTCAGCGCCCTTCCCGCGGTTTCGGGTGTGTCCGACAGGACGTTCACGATCGCGACCGGGGATGGGCATTGGCTCAAATTGAGGTGGTACGCGAAGGACGGTTCGACCCCGGGGTCCGCCGCGATCCATTTCCACGGAGGGGCGATGATCGCAGGCAGCATCGACCTCTACGACCCGCTCGTCCGGACATACGTGGCGTGGACGGGAGTCCCCATGCTCGCTGTCGACTACCGCCTCGCCCCGGAGGCATCCGCGGGTACCGCGGCGTCGGACGGTCTCGCGGCCCTCCTGTGGCTGCTCGACAACGCCAGGGAACTCGGGGTCGACCCCTCACGCATCGCCGTCATGGGCGATAGCGCCGGAGGGGGAGTCGCCGCCGCGGTCGCGCTCCTCGCCCGCGACCGCAGGCTCGAAATCGCTCGGCAGGTGCTCATCTACCCGATGCTCGACGATCGGACCACGGACGCCGACCCGCACCTCGCGGCCGTCCCGACCCTCTTCTCATACGCCTTCAACCGCACCGCCTGGGCGGCCGTCCTCGGTGAGCACGCGGGAACGCAACGTGTGTCGCCCCACGCCGCGCCGGCTCGGAACACCGACTTCACCGGACTCGCACCTGCGTACATCGAGGTCGGTGAGCTGGACATCTTCCGTGACGAGGATGTCCGCTACGCGCTCCAGCTCTGGCGAGCCGGAGTCCCGACCGAACTGCACGTCCACCCCGGGCTGCCGCACGCCTTCGATGTCCTGCTCATGGGAGAGCCTCGCTTCCAAGAGGGAAAGCTCCGCGTCCTGAAGGAACTCTGA